Below is a window of 'Nostoc azollae' 0708 DNA.
AGGTAAAAAAACATTAAATTTGGACAACTGTGACTTAAAGGAAATAGCTCAAGAAGTCATCAGTGAACTAGCTCCCCTCGCTATCGAGAAAAACTTGACCCTCAAATTAGATACTCATAAATTAAACCAACTAGGCAAAAATCCTGGAATTATCATCGCTGATAAACTAGAAATACGCCGTGTGCTGAATAACTTAATCGGTAATGCCATTAAGTTTACAGATACAGGAGGTATCGAAATTCTCATTTTTGAAACCTTACCTACTAATACTGAGGCAATTGAAGTTGTTATTGAAGTTGCAGATACAGGTTATGGAATTTTACCTGAAGATCAAGCAACAATTTTTGAGCGATTTCGTCAAGGTAGAAATAAGAGATCCGGTAGTGGCTTAGGACTGCATCTATCACAACGAATTCTAGAAGCGCATGGTGGGAAAATCGAACTTTTCTCAGAATTAGGTAAAGGTAGCGTATTCACAATTAGACTTCTAAAAGAAACTTAGTTTCAGTTATTTCTAACTTTCATGACATATTTCAAGCGCAGAATACGTTTCAAATTTGTCATCAAGCAAACGCCAAATCATCTCTTCTAAATCCTCAAGCATATAAGGTTTACTAATATAGTCATCAAAACCCGCTCTGAGGATACGTTCTTTCTCTTCCCTACCAGCTAAAGCTGTAATTGCAACTACCGGAATATTACAAGTAAGGGGTTCTCTTTTCAAAGCTCGCACAATATCTAAACCATTGAGTCCAGGTAACAAAATATCTAACAAAATCAAGTCTGGCTGATATTCCTTTGCTACCAATAGTGTTGTGTAACTTTCATTTTGACAAATACATCTACACCCTAATAACTTCAGAGCATAACTTAGCAAGAGTAGACTATCATCATGATCTTCTACTACCAAAATCAAAGGGGGCTGAGAGCTTTGCTTTTTTTCATCACTCATGAATGAATGTGTCAAATACATCTCTTCTCCAGAAAATTAAATTAGGCTTTATCGTCTTTATAGTTAAACCAGACAATAATCCCGCAAGCCATAAAAGAATGTTGATTCAGAATTAGCTCGTGTTTTGCTACCGATCAGTTGATAATCCTGACCAACACACAAAGGAAAGGAAAACTCAAGTGGAATGGCTTTAGCAGACACCCCTTGATTATATGCAAAATTACAGAACATTTCCCTCATAAGTTCACAATAACTTTATAAATAAAAAGATAGTAGTTATTTACTTTAGTATCAGTATTAACCTGTTTCTAAGTAAGAATTCAAATTACATGAGTTGAATTTAATATTCAATCCAGTATGAAAATAGACTATTAAGTCTATACTGCCTGTATTTTACTCTGCTGCTGATTACAAATTAAAGGTCGCCATAAAACCTCTTAAATTAATAGCCAGATACTCTCATACGTCATAAAAGCATGTAATAAATATTACTTGAATTGCGGCCGTACATGGTTACTTTGTAAAGAAGTGAGATGATAGTTGCTCAAACAAACAGAACTATTTTAGAGGCTATTGATAAAGTAAATGTAAAGGGGAGTAGAAAAGGAATGTTGGAAGGATAGGATACATAAAATCTAGTGTATTTACATAGCTACTGATGGAACGAAAGTCTTACCCCACAGACTTAACTGATATGGACTGGGAAATCCTGGCCCCATTGATTCCACCAGCTAAAGAAGGAGGGCATCCACCCACAACAGATATAGGTGAAATATGTAATGCCATCTATTTTCATTTGAAAACTGGATGTCAATGGAATATGCTTCCAGGTGACTTCCCGCCAAGGTCAATGGTATATAGCTATTACAGGAAATGGCAGGGCCAGGGGGTTTGGGAAAAATTCAACCATACATTGGGTGGTCAAGTTCGCTCGAAATTAGGTAAATGAACACAACCTACCGCGCTCGCTGCAGACAGTCAGTCGGTCAACACTGACCAAAGAAAGCGGATGTGTATGGTTTTGACGGATGTAAAAAGGTAAAAGGAAGAAAGGGGCAGACTTTAGTTGATAGCCTGGGACTTGTGTTGAAACTTGTTGTTAGTGAAGCGAATGCCCCAGAACGAATACTTGCTGCCTATGCACTAATGGAACTGCTAGAGGAACCCACAGAATTATTGGAAAAAGTCCAAGTTTTATGGGTTGATTCCGGTTATGACGGTGATAAATTTGCACTTGCAGTTTGGTTCATGATTCAAGCTCATGTTGAAGTCATAGGACCTACTGAGCAAGAATTTAAAGTTTTACCACAACCCTGGGTAGTAGAAAGAACATTTGGGTGGTTTAACCAATATCATCGTCTAAGCAAGGATTATGAGCGTCTAACACAAATAAGCAAAGGGGCTATATATGCTCTTATGACTAGAATTATGCTACTTCCTCTTGTCTCCTCAACATTTACTTTATAAATCATCTCTTAAGCATAATAATTGACGTAGCTCTATACCTGTTATATAGGTAATATAATTTATAGCATACTTGGTGAATAATTTAACAAAAATTAAGTAACAACTGGGTTTTCCTTGTGAACAGTAGTTGTTCTACTTGGGGAAACTCCAAGACTGCACTACCTCCTCCTGACTCCTGAATTCTATAGATGTTGATTATTTCCGGCGGAATAACGATAACAACTCCACGAACAACAATCGACAAGACCTCCTCTCCAGTGCTTGGCGACCATTTAACCGTGATTTTGATTGGAAATATTTCCAAGAGTTAATATTTCATGACACCCAAGAGTTAACCCAACAAAGTATTAATTTACTCAGTTATTATGCTGATACCTTTAGCTAGAAAAGAGTATGCCTGGTGGGCAAATATATTAAATTTAGCTTCTGACTATACTCGTGGTGAATTACAAAAATTTTGGAATTTTATTACACCGGAACCACTCACGCCTGATTATCGTTACAAAGACGTTTTAAGTACATCAACTCCTCTTGTATAATTTGTTAGTCGTAATAGCATTCCCATTGACTATATTCTAAACTTATTGCAAGAAATTACAGTTTTAAGAGTTCTACGTTTATTCGAACACCCTGATATTATCACCAAATATTACTCAGAGAGAGATTTCTATTTTCCAGTAGAAAAGTTTGTTAGTTGGGAACGCCTTGATGTCATTAATACCTTTTATGGTTACTGGTCTAAATGCGATATTTGGTTACAAATTGATCCTTATGAACAGGGACGGAGAGAGTATACTTTAATATCTCAAAATCTAGCACCATTAATTAATAAAGCTACCTATGATTTAGCTGTAATCTTAAGTCGATATCAAGGTCGTGTAGGTAAAGTACATAATCATTTTCCTATTCGGACATTTCCTCAAAATACTCA
It encodes the following:
- a CDS encoding response regulator, with amino-acid sequence MYLTHSFMSDEKKQSSQPPLILVVEDHDDSLLLLSYALKLLGCRCICQNESYTTLLVAKEYQPDLILLDILLPGLNGLDIVRALKREPLTCNIPVVAITALAGREEKERILRAGFDDYISKPYMLEDLEEMIWRLLDDKFETYSALEICHES